Proteins encoded together in one Micromonospora auratinigra window:
- a CDS encoding deoxyribonuclease IV translates to MRIGAHVDPTDPLAEATARNAEAVQFFLADPQGWKTPKPREDADRLRAADVDLYVHAPYVINVATLNNRIRIPSRKLLLGHASAAAAVGARGLIVHGGHVNAGDDLAVGFDNWRKTFAYAADSGGFGLPVLIENTAGGENACARHLDALARLWDVLGDHEVGFCLDTCHAFAGGEELLGLVDRVKAITGRIDLIHANNSKGAFNSGQDRHDNLTGGTIDPELLVTVIRAAGAPVVVETPGGVEGQRADIAFLREQLGRTA, encoded by the coding sequence ATGCGAATCGGAGCCCACGTCGATCCGACCGACCCACTGGCCGAGGCGACCGCCCGGAACGCCGAAGCGGTGCAGTTCTTCCTCGCCGACCCCCAGGGCTGGAAGACCCCGAAGCCCCGGGAGGACGCGGACCGGCTGCGCGCCGCCGACGTCGACCTCTACGTGCACGCGCCGTACGTGATCAACGTGGCCACCCTGAACAACCGGATCCGCATCCCGAGCCGCAAGCTGCTGCTCGGGCACGCCTCCGCCGCCGCGGCCGTCGGGGCCAGGGGCCTGATCGTGCACGGCGGCCACGTCAACGCCGGCGACGACCTCGCCGTCGGCTTCGACAACTGGCGGAAGACCTTCGCGTACGCGGCCGACTCCGGCGGCTTCGGGCTGCCGGTGCTGATCGAGAACACCGCGGGTGGGGAGAACGCCTGCGCCCGGCACCTCGACGCGCTGGCCCGGCTCTGGGACGTCCTCGGCGACCACGAGGTGGGCTTCTGCCTCGACACCTGCCACGCCTTCGCCGGCGGTGAGGAGCTGCTCGGGCTGGTCGACCGGGTCAAGGCGATCACCGGCCGGATCGACCTGATCCACGCCAACAACTCCAAGGGCGCGTTCAACTCCGGGCAGGACCGGCACGACAACCTCACCGGCGGCACCATCGACCCGGAGCTGCTGGTGACGGTGATCCGGGCGGCCGGCGCGCCGGTCGTCGTGGAGACCCCGGGCGGCGTGGAGGGCCAGCGGGCCGACATCGCCTTCCTGCGCGAACAGCTGGGGCGCACCGCGTGA
- a CDS encoding transglycosylase domain-containing protein encodes MNYGDPSSSRGRAQIPGPNGDPGSGGARGNGWSSGPEGVPSARASVPPPGAAGGRASVGGAAPAPRNPAAGSASVGRAGAGRASVPVSPAPGAAPGRPGAGRASVPVSPAGPAGRASVGAASVGTAGRASVGSAAVGGRAAVARAGVPGMAGGGPGGPGGPGGFGRGGRGDDPAASARAKKRRRINMLIAGFAVFIMLAGIGVVSFTWYSQKVLLPEDTIPPLSTTIYSSNGKVIAKVGDQNRQLVTIKDIPQWVQDAVAAAEDRNFYRHDGVDYKGIARAAWNNLTGGDKQGASTITQQYARNAFDNLNQDTYGRKVKEAILASKLNDKYDKPTIMQHYLNVIYFGRGAYGIQAAAQTYFGKDVSKLTPAEAAVLAALIKQPEPSATHKGYDPAINKEAALERWNYVINGMITEGWLDAPGKPPHPTEYPLKSLKPPSKNNNGDFGVNTPYGNVINYVSQEIREMGLCTDDEAAATSAKPLCSQALSRGGYKVTTTIDTRMQEAALDAAQRARKGSELYDQPKNLMAAVVSIDPSNGRVRAYYGGDNGTGTDYAGKNTDNGVLSGGHSPGSSFKIYTLAAAINAGISVKSRWKGTAFTPKDTEFKVSNAGADRVDCGDSCTLELSTLKSLNVPFYYITEKIGADKVLDMAKQAGVTTMWRTDTNPAKAYDLVKADPKDLAPEPFFNVIGYGQYPITVLDHANGVATFANRGVYNKAHFVQKVEKQNTTTGKWETVGGEKLKSQKRIDPNIVADVTSVLEQYPAKVNRRLDDGRKAAEKTGTWELGDPKQPRANGDAWMIGYTPQLATAVWVGNVGARKAIKDADKNDISGAKMPGAIFQRFMNDALKGKEKLDFPPAANLGKDEAGNGEAPPPPPPPAPNQPCTDPTGLFCPPNGGNNNGGNNNGGNNNGGNNNGGGNTGGGNNTGPGFPPGPGGGGGGGGILPSTAPPRQTY; translated from the coding sequence ATGAACTACGGCGATCCCAGTTCTTCGCGTGGGCGGGCCCAGATCCCGGGCCCGAACGGCGACCCCGGTTCCGGGGGTGCCCGCGGGAACGGTTGGTCCTCCGGACCGGAGGGCGTGCCCTCGGCCCGCGCCTCGGTGCCGCCGCCCGGTGCGGCCGGCGGTCGGGCCTCGGTCGGCGGTGCCGCTCCGGCGCCCCGTAACCCGGCGGCCGGCTCGGCGTCGGTCGGTCGGGCCGGCGCGGGTCGCGCCTCGGTTCCGGTCTCGCCCGCACCGGGCGCCGCGCCGGGTCGGCCCGGTGCCGGCCGGGCCTCCGTGCCGGTGTCCCCGGCCGGACCGGCCGGGCGCGCCTCGGTCGGCGCGGCCTCGGTGGGCACGGCGGGCCGGGCGAGCGTCGGCTCGGCGGCCGTGGGTGGTCGCGCCGCGGTGGCCCGTGCCGGTGTCCCCGGCATGGCCGGTGGCGGTCCGGGTGGACCGGGTGGCCCGGGTGGGTTCGGTCGCGGCGGTCGCGGTGACGACCCGGCGGCGTCGGCCCGGGCCAAGAAGCGCCGGCGGATCAACATGCTGATCGCGGGCTTCGCCGTCTTCATCATGCTCGCCGGCATCGGCGTGGTGAGCTTCACCTGGTACTCGCAGAAGGTGCTCCTCCCCGAGGACACCATCCCGCCGCTGTCGACCACCATCTACTCGTCGAACGGCAAGGTCATCGCCAAGGTGGGTGACCAGAACCGGCAGCTCGTCACGATCAAGGACATCCCGCAGTGGGTGCAGGACGCGGTGGCCGCGGCCGAGGACCGGAACTTCTACCGGCACGACGGCGTCGACTACAAGGGCATCGCCCGGGCCGCCTGGAACAACCTCACCGGCGGTGACAAGCAGGGTGCCTCGACCATCACCCAGCAGTACGCGCGCAACGCCTTCGACAACCTGAACCAGGACACGTACGGCCGCAAGGTGAAGGAGGCGATCCTCGCCTCCAAGCTGAACGACAAGTACGACAAGCCGACGATCATGCAGCACTACCTGAACGTCATCTACTTCGGGCGGGGCGCGTACGGCATTCAGGCGGCGGCGCAGACGTACTTCGGCAAGGACGTCTCGAAGCTGACCCCGGCGGAGGCCGCGGTGCTGGCGGCACTGATCAAGCAGCCGGAGCCGAGCGCCACCCACAAGGGCTACGACCCGGCGATCAACAAGGAAGCCGCGCTGGAGCGGTGGAACTACGTCATCAACGGCATGATCACCGAGGGGTGGCTGGACGCGCCGGGCAAGCCCCCGCACCCCACCGAGTACCCGTTGAAGTCGCTCAAGCCGCCGTCCAAGAACAACAACGGCGACTTCGGCGTCAACACGCCGTACGGCAACGTGATCAACTACGTCTCGCAGGAGATCCGCGAGATGGGGCTCTGCACCGACGACGAGGCCGCCGCCACGTCGGCCAAGCCGCTCTGCTCGCAGGCGCTGAGCCGGGGCGGTTACAAGGTCACCACCACGATCGACACCCGGATGCAGGAGGCGGCGCTCGACGCCGCCCAGCGCGCCCGCAAGGGGTCCGAGCTCTACGACCAGCCGAAGAACCTGATGGCGGCGGTGGTGTCGATCGACCCGTCGAACGGTCGGGTCAGGGCGTACTACGGCGGTGACAACGGCACCGGCACCGACTACGCCGGCAAGAACACCGACAACGGGGTGCTCAGCGGTGGGCACTCGCCCGGCTCCAGCTTCAAGATCTACACGTTGGCCGCCGCGATCAACGCGGGCATCTCGGTCAAGTCGCGGTGGAAGGGCACGGCGTTCACGCCGAAGGACACCGAGTTCAAGGTCAGCAACGCCGGCGCCGACCGGGTCGACTGCGGCGACTCCTGCACGCTGGAACTGTCCACCCTGAAGTCGCTGAACGTGCCGTTTTACTACATCACCGAGAAGATCGGCGCGGACAAGGTGCTCGACATGGCCAAGCAGGCCGGCGTCACCACCATGTGGCGCACCGACACCAACCCGGCCAAGGCGTACGACCTGGTCAAGGCCGACCCGAAGGACCTCGCGCCGGAACCCTTCTTCAACGTGATCGGCTACGGCCAGTACCCGATCACCGTGCTCGACCACGCGAACGGCGTGGCCACCTTCGCCAACCGGGGCGTCTACAACAAGGCGCACTTCGTGCAGAAGGTCGAGAAGCAGAACACCACCACCGGCAAGTGGGAGACCGTGGGTGGGGAGAAGCTCAAGTCGCAGAAGCGGATCGACCCGAACATCGTCGCCGACGTCACCTCGGTGCTGGAGCAGTACCCGGCCAAGGTGAACCGCCGCCTCGACGACGGGCGCAAGGCCGCCGAGAAGACCGGCACCTGGGAACTCGGCGACCCGAAGCAGCCCCGGGCGAACGGCGACGCCTGGATGATCGGCTACACGCCGCAGCTCGCCACCGCCGTCTGGGTCGGTAACGTCGGCGCCCGCAAGGCGATCAAGGACGCCGACAAGAACGACATCTCCGGTGCCAAGATGCCCGGCGCGATCTTCCAGCGCTTCATGAACGACGCCCTCAAGGGCAAGGAGAAGCTGGACTTCCCGCCGGCCGCGAACCTCGGCAAGGACGAGGCCGGCAACGGCGAGGCGCCCCCGCCCCCGCCGCCGCCGGCACCGAACCAGCCCTGCACCGACCCGACCGGGCTGTTCTGCCCGCCCAACGGCGGCAACAACAACGGCGGCAACAACAACGGTGGCAACAACAACGGTGGCAACAACAACGGTGGCGGCAACACCGGTGGCGGCAACAACACCGGCCCCGGCTTCCCGCCAGGCCCGGGTGGTGGCGGTGGTGGTGGCGGCATCCTGCCGAGCACCGCGCCACCGCGGCAGACGTACTGA
- a CDS encoding glycosyltransferase family 87 protein, whose product MSTQSTAGIDETGTTDHPSRSDGFVRGASELIGGPLGDHAVALDRPAGRESRFWTASRIVLALVCLTLALHWVQKSPCQDGAWQNNVQYTRMCYTDVLALYYAEGLNEGKVPYADHPVEYPVVTGYFMGALGLPVHALGVDNPGINQGRWFYNLNALVLSALAVATVAVILNLRRRRPWDAALFALAPALLLTATVNWDLLAVGLAAFGLFAWARRRPALAGVLLGLAGAAKMWPLFLLGPILVLGLRAGRIRAALTAVGTAVVAVVAVNLPVAIPYVDNWRRFFDLNTERPIDWGTLWYIGRYLDGKISPSAPGDLGPFEWLNAHIGALNWVSYLLFGLACLGVAALGLFAPRRPRLAQLAFLVVAAFLIFSKVWSQQFVLWLLPLAVLARPRWGAFLAWQVAEVCYFTAFYGELLGSVTSRPVFPEGVFVLAASLRLITVAVLCGFVIRDILRPERDAVRATYADDPDGGVLDGADDAPWLPRRRPTASAPEPVTA is encoded by the coding sequence ATGAGCACCCAGTCGACGGCCGGCATCGACGAGACCGGGACCACGGACCACCCGTCCCGCTCCGACGGCTTCGTACGCGGCGCGTCCGAGCTGATCGGCGGCCCGCTCGGCGACCACGCGGTCGCCCTGGATCGACCGGCCGGCCGGGAGAGTCGCTTCTGGACGGCGTCCCGGATCGTGCTGGCCCTGGTCTGTCTGACTCTCGCCCTGCACTGGGTGCAGAAGTCCCCGTGCCAGGACGGCGCCTGGCAGAACAACGTCCAGTACACCCGGATGTGCTACACGGACGTGCTGGCGCTCTACTACGCCGAGGGCCTCAACGAGGGCAAGGTGCCCTACGCCGACCACCCGGTGGAGTACCCGGTGGTGACCGGCTACTTCATGGGCGCGCTCGGGCTGCCGGTGCACGCGCTCGGCGTCGACAACCCCGGCATCAACCAGGGTCGGTGGTTCTACAACCTGAACGCCCTGGTGCTGAGCGCCCTCGCCGTCGCCACCGTCGCCGTCATCCTCAACCTGCGCCGCCGACGACCATGGGACGCGGCGCTCTTCGCGCTCGCGCCCGCGCTGCTGCTCACCGCCACCGTCAACTGGGACCTGCTCGCGGTCGGGCTGGCCGCGTTCGGGCTGTTCGCCTGGGCCCGCCGTCGACCGGCGCTCGCCGGGGTGCTGCTCGGGCTGGCCGGCGCGGCCAAGATGTGGCCGTTGTTCCTGCTCGGCCCGATCCTGGTGCTCGGGCTACGGGCCGGCCGGATCCGGGCCGCCCTCACCGCCGTCGGCACGGCGGTGGTCGCGGTGGTCGCGGTCAACCTGCCGGTGGCGATCCCGTACGTCGACAACTGGCGGCGCTTCTTCGACCTGAACACCGAGCGACCCATCGACTGGGGCACCCTGTGGTACATCGGGCGCTACCTGGACGGCAAGATCAGCCCGTCGGCCCCCGGCGACCTCGGCCCGTTCGAGTGGCTGAACGCGCACATCGGCGCGCTGAACTGGGTGTCGTACCTGCTCTTCGGGCTGGCCTGCCTCGGGGTGGCCGCGCTCGGGCTGTTCGCCCCGCGCCGGCCGCGGCTCGCCCAACTCGCGTTCCTGGTGGTCGCGGCCTTCCTGATCTTCAGCAAGGTCTGGTCCCAGCAGTTCGTGCTCTGGCTGCTCCCGCTCGCGGTGCTCGCCCGCCCCCGCTGGGGCGCCTTCCTGGCCTGGCAGGTCGCCGAGGTCTGCTACTTCACCGCGTTCTACGGCGAGCTGCTCGGCTCGGTGACCAGCCGACCGGTCTTCCCCGAGGGTGTCTTCGTGCTGGCCGCCAGCCTCCGCCTGATCACCGTCGCGGTGCTCTGCGGGTTCGTGATCCGGGACATCCTCCGCCCGGAGCGCGACGCGGTCCGCGCCACCTACGCCGACGACCCCGACGGCGGCGTCCTCGACGGCGCCGACGACGCCCCCTGGCTCCCCCGCCGCCGTCCCACCGCCAGCGCCCCGGAACCCGTCACCGCCTGA
- a CDS encoding TolB family protein: MSSGLDETLRAAVHELADEVGPAADLAGRAIGRGRRLRRRRRATVALGTLAAVVAVVLPFALLRPQPAARPTAPTTPAATASPTRLATPGANWTAGPLVLPGGWVVTRAQAKGGSGSGFLLDRARGRYVATDRYDGIYPAPTGSLVAVRDEARPRQVGLIDVSSGATHWYEVGRALSVPRWSPDGRRLLFTTYQLDHFGFIVMGTDGTRKTHRMTGYAGCSDYCDFTWSRDGREVVLPQTGGEHDEARRDARRGVQLFSADDGRPTRLVPIPGDPSGPWAWSPDGKLVVVQGREEPLLVETATGRTVNPLPSAEAVWVSDDRLLYRRPLGQGDFTLADPTGRELVRQPLPKELISLEVLIAPR, encoded by the coding sequence ATGAGCAGCGGGCTGGACGAGACCCTGCGGGCGGCCGTGCACGAGCTCGCGGACGAGGTGGGGCCCGCCGCCGACCTGGCCGGCCGCGCCATCGGCCGGGGCCGGCGGCTGCGCCGCCGTCGGCGCGCCACCGTCGCCCTCGGCACGCTCGCGGCGGTCGTCGCGGTCGTCCTGCCGTTCGCGCTGCTCCGGCCGCAGCCGGCCGCGCGGCCGACGGCCCCCACCACCCCGGCGGCCACCGCCTCACCGACCAGGCTGGCCACCCCGGGGGCGAACTGGACCGCCGGACCGCTGGTGCTACCGGGCGGTTGGGTGGTGACCCGGGCGCAGGCCAAGGGTGGCTCCGGCAGCGGTTTCCTGCTGGACCGGGCACGGGGTCGCTACGTCGCCACCGATCGCTACGACGGGATCTACCCGGCACCGACCGGCTCGCTCGTCGCGGTCCGCGACGAGGCGCGGCCCCGGCAGGTCGGCCTGATCGACGTGTCGAGCGGGGCGACCCACTGGTACGAGGTGGGCCGGGCACTCTCCGTCCCACGATGGTCGCCGGACGGCCGGCGACTGCTGTTCACCACCTACCAGCTCGACCACTTCGGCTTCATCGTCATGGGGACGGACGGCACGAGGAAGACCCACCGGATGACCGGATACGCAGGCTGCAGCGACTACTGCGACTTCACCTGGAGCCGGGACGGTCGGGAGGTCGTCCTGCCGCAGACCGGTGGCGAGCACGACGAAGCACGACGGGACGCCCGCCGGGGCGTACAGCTGTTCTCCGCCGACGACGGCCGGCCGACCCGACTCGTACCGATACCCGGCGACCCGTCCGGTCCCTGGGCATGGTCCCCGGACGGGAAGCTCGTGGTGGTCCAGGGTCGGGAGGAGCCCCTGCTGGTCGAGACGGCCACCGGTCGGACGGTGAATCCGTTGCCGTCCGCCGAGGCGGTGTGGGTCTCCGACGACCGGCTGCTCTACCGGCGGCCACTCGGGCAGGGCGACTTCACGCTCGCCGACCCGACCGGGCGGGAGCTGGTCCGTCAGCCGTTGCCGAAGGAGTTGATCAGCCTGGAGGTGCTGATCGCGCCACGCTGA
- the rpsF gene encoding 30S ribosomal protein S6, with translation MRHYEVMVILDPSLEERTVAPSLDTYLNVIRTAGGSVEKTDVWGRRRLAYEINKKAEGIYAVVDLQATPEAVAELDRQLRLNESVLRTKVIRPEMR, from the coding sequence TTGCGTCACTACGAAGTCATGGTGATCCTCGACCCCAGCCTCGAGGAGCGCACCGTCGCCCCGTCGCTCGACACGTACCTGAACGTGATCCGGACCGCGGGTGGCTCGGTGGAGAAGACCGACGTGTGGGGCCGCCGGCGCCTCGCGTACGAGATCAACAAGAAGGCCGAGGGCATCTACGCCGTCGTCGACCTCCAGGCGACGCCGGAGGCCGTGGCAGAGCTCGACCGCCAGCTGCGACTCAACGAGTCCGTGCTGCGCACCAAGGTCATTCGGCCGGAGATGCGCTGA
- a CDS encoding SigE family RNA polymerase sigma factor, whose translation MAEVVDGEFTAFVNERGAALLRVAYALAGEQHAAEDLLQNALAKAYARWPRIRGDAEPYVKRILYHDQVSGWRRRARRAEIPVAEPPERAAAAPDPDLRLLLRNALLALPPRQRAVLTLRYLEDLSVEQTAALLGCRAGTVASQASKALAKLRHLVPGLDELTDHAEVTR comes from the coding sequence GTGGCAGAGGTGGTCGACGGGGAGTTCACCGCGTTCGTCAACGAGCGGGGAGCGGCCCTGCTCCGGGTCGCGTACGCGCTCGCCGGGGAGCAGCACGCGGCGGAGGACCTGCTGCAGAACGCGCTGGCCAAGGCGTACGCCCGCTGGCCCCGGATCCGCGGCGACGCGGAGCCGTACGTGAAGCGGATCCTGTACCACGACCAGGTCTCCGGCTGGCGGCGGCGGGCGCGGCGCGCGGAGATCCCCGTCGCGGAGCCGCCCGAGCGGGCCGCCGCCGCCCCGGACCCGGACCTGCGGTTGCTGCTGCGCAACGCGCTGCTCGCGTTGCCGCCCCGGCAGCGGGCCGTGCTCACCCTGCGCTACCTGGAGGACCTCAGCGTCGAACAGACCGCCGCGCTGCTCGGCTGCCGCGCCGGCACGGTGGCCAGCCAGGCCTCGAAGGCGCTGGCGAAGCTCCGGCACCTGGTCCCCGGCCTGGACGAGCTGACCGACCACGCGGAGGTGACGCGATGA
- a CDS encoding PadR family transcriptional regulator — MLELAILGLLQEAPMHGYELRKELTAKLGAIRAAISYGSLYPTLRRLQAAGWITEAAETPATAEEVPALTSRRGRVVYTITAEGKERFAQLIAQAGPETYDDTGFGVHFAFFARTDQATRLRILEGRRRKIEERREGLRDVLGRAAERLDAYTLELQRHGLDACEREVRWLEELIANERSGRAPTVPRAGTAGGARDNDSPPPPGESRKERP, encoded by the coding sequence GTGCTCGAGCTCGCCATCCTCGGCCTCCTGCAGGAGGCTCCGATGCACGGCTATGAGCTGCGCAAGGAGCTGACCGCCAAGCTCGGCGCCATCCGGGCGGCGATCAGCTACGGCTCGCTCTACCCGACCCTGCGTCGACTGCAGGCGGCGGGCTGGATCACCGAAGCCGCCGAGACGCCCGCGACCGCCGAGGAGGTGCCCGCCCTGACCAGCCGACGCGGTCGGGTGGTCTACACCATTACCGCGGAGGGCAAGGAACGCTTCGCCCAGCTGATAGCGCAGGCTGGACCCGAGACGTACGACGACACGGGCTTCGGCGTGCACTTCGCGTTCTTCGCCCGCACCGACCAGGCCACCCGGCTCCGGATCCTGGAAGGTCGTCGCCGCAAGATCGAGGAGCGTCGCGAGGGTCTTCGCGACGTGCTCGGCCGGGCGGCCGAGCGGCTCGACGCGTACACCCTGGAACTGCAACGCCACGGGCTCGACGCCTGTGAACGTGAGGTCCGCTGGCTGGAGGAGCTCATCGCCAACGAGCGCTCCGGCCGAGCGCCGACGGTCCCGCGAGCCGGGACGGCCGGCGGCGCACGAGATAACGACAGCCCGCCTCCGCCTGGAGAGTCCAGGAAAGAGCGGCCGTGA
- a CDS encoding inositol-3-phosphate synthase, whose translation MGSVRVAIVGVGNCASSLVQGVEYYRNADPNDRVPGLMHVTFGDYHVSDVKFVAAFDVDAKKVGMDLAEAIVASENNTIKLCDVPPTGVTVQRGPTFDGLGQYYREIIEESDAEAVDVAQALRDAQVDVVVSYLPVGSEQADKFYAQAAIDAGCAFVNALPVFIASDPEWAKKFEDAGLPIVGDDIKSQVGATIVHRALAKLFEDRGVELLRTYQLNFGGNMDFMNMLERNRLVSKKISKTQSVTSQIPHEMSKSDVHIGPSDHVPWLDDRKWAYIRLEGRSFGDTPLNAELKLEVWDSPNSAGVIIDAVRAAKIALDRKIGGPILSASSYFMKSPPVQYADHDAHAAVEAFIAGEVER comes from the coding sequence ATGGGCTCCGTCCGCGTCGCCATCGTCGGTGTGGGTAACTGCGCCTCGTCCCTCGTCCAGGGCGTGGAGTACTACCGGAACGCCGACCCGAACGACCGCGTCCCGGGTCTCATGCACGTCACCTTCGGCGACTACCACGTATCCGACGTGAAGTTCGTCGCGGCGTTCGACGTGGACGCCAAGAAGGTGGGCATGGACCTCGCCGAGGCCATCGTGGCCAGCGAGAACAACACCATCAAGCTCTGCGACGTGCCGCCGACCGGCGTCACCGTGCAGCGCGGCCCGACCTTCGACGGTCTCGGGCAGTACTACCGCGAGATCATCGAGGAGTCGGACGCCGAGGCCGTCGACGTGGCCCAGGCGCTGCGCGACGCGCAGGTCGACGTGGTCGTGTCCTACCTCCCGGTGGGCTCCGAGCAGGCCGACAAGTTCTACGCCCAGGCCGCCATCGACGCGGGCTGCGCCTTCGTGAACGCCCTGCCGGTGTTCATCGCCTCCGACCCCGAGTGGGCGAAGAAGTTCGAGGACGCGGGCCTGCCGATCGTCGGTGACGACATCAAGTCCCAGGTGGGCGCCACCATCGTGCACCGCGCGCTGGCGAAGCTCTTCGAGGACCGCGGTGTCGAGTTGCTGCGCACGTACCAGCTCAACTTCGGCGGCAACATGGACTTCATGAACATGCTGGAGCGCAACCGCCTGGTCTCGAAGAAGATCTCCAAGACCCAGTCGGTGACCTCCCAGATCCCGCACGAGATGAGCAAGAGCGACGTGCACATCGGCCCGTCGGACCACGTGCCGTGGCTCGACGACCGCAAGTGGGCGTACATCCGCCTGGAGGGCCGCTCCTTCGGCGACACCCCGCTCAACGCCGAGCTCAAGCTCGAGGTGTGGGACTCCCCGAACTCGGCCGGTGTCATCATCGACGCCGTCCGGGCCGCGAAGATCGCGCTGGACCGGAAGATCGGTGGCCCGATCCTCTCCGCGTCCTCGTACTTCATGAAGTCCCCGCCGGTGCAGTACGCCGACCACGACGCGCACGCCGCCGTCGAGGCGTTCATCGCCGGTGAGGTCGAGCGCTGA
- a CDS encoding methylated-DNA--[protein]-cysteine S-methyltransferase, whose protein sequence is MRWTVLDSPIGEFSVATDGVAVRAAHFGRTGSAVEEPGDEVAALAVAELRAYFAGELTGFTVPVEVQRGSGFERAVWREMTRIPYGETLTYGEVAKAVGEPGAARAVGVACNRNPVPVLVPCHRIVGAGGKLVGFGGGLPRKVTLLELEARVALQRAWLPEG, encoded by the coding sequence ATGCGTTGGACCGTGCTCGATTCGCCGATCGGTGAGTTCTCCGTCGCCACCGACGGCGTGGCCGTCCGGGCGGCCCACTTCGGGCGGACCGGGTCGGCCGTCGAGGAGCCGGGCGACGAGGTGGCCGCCCTGGCGGTGGCCGAGCTGCGGGCGTACTTCGCCGGGGAGCTGACCGGGTTCACCGTGCCGGTCGAGGTGCAGCGCGGCTCCGGGTTCGAGCGCGCCGTGTGGCGGGAGATGACCCGGATCCCGTACGGGGAGACGCTCACCTACGGCGAGGTGGCGAAGGCGGTCGGGGAGCCGGGCGCGGCCCGGGCGGTCGGGGTGGCCTGCAACCGCAACCCGGTGCCGGTGCTGGTGCCCTGCCACCGGATCGTCGGGGCGGGCGGCAAGCTGGTCGGCTTCGGCGGCGGGCTGCCGCGCAAGGTCACCCTGCTGGAGTTGGAGGCCCGGGTGGCGCTGCAACGCGCCTGGCTGCCCGAGGGGTGA
- a CDS encoding DUF5318 domain-containing protein yields the protein MRTQRQVVDYSLQKRAVLRELLAGRIGTYDVCDASPYLKNAARFHGESTDDRCPICRSENLIHVHYIYGDELKQSAGQARTRAELPVLAMTLREFQVFVVEVCPGCDWNHLVEQFLLGRDGLVGGTEDGTEQEVVSGTSAPTGSAPRRRREAQR from the coding sequence ATGCGTACGCAGCGCCAGGTCGTCGACTACTCGCTCCAGAAGCGAGCGGTGCTGCGTGAACTCCTCGCCGGCCGGATCGGCACCTACGACGTCTGCGACGCCTCGCCGTACCTGAAGAACGCGGCCCGCTTCCACGGTGAGTCCACCGATGACCGTTGCCCGATCTGCCGGAGCGAGAACCTGATCCACGTCCACTACATTTACGGCGACGAACTCAAGCAGTCCGCCGGCCAGGCCCGCACCCGGGCCGAGTTGCCGGTCCTGGCGATGACGCTGCGTGAGTTCCAGGTCTTCGTGGTGGAGGTGTGCCCTGGCTGCGACTGGAATCACCTCGTCGAGCAGTTCCTGCTCGGCCGGGACGGGCTCGTCGGTGGCACGGAGGACGGGACGGAGCAGGAAGTGGTGAGCGGTACGTCCGCGCCGACCGGTTCGGCCCCTCGTCGAAGGCGAGAGGCGCAACGGTGA